The Canis lupus dingo isolate Sandy chromosome 34, ASM325472v2, whole genome shotgun sequence genome contains the following window.
AAAAATTTTATCCACTCGATCTTGTCTTCGCAAGGATCCAACTGCAACAGAGCCCTGAAGTTCTCTATTGGCAGGCacaaatttttccatttctgctcaAGATCTGCTAATTCCACATACTGCTTGTGGCTACACTGTATAGAAAACACAGTGGGACAAAATTTATAAgcttttaagtttgtatttttctttaagttttaaaaacttgtgAAATAATATAATGCTTATGAATACTAACACGTGTCCAAGTACCCAACCACATGCAGGGAAAAAGATGAACTCTGGACTCACAACACGGTTACCCTGAGAGAGCAAGGTGGGAAGGGGTGCGGCGGGAGGGCCTGGCCAGGAAGGGGTggcaggaaggggcagcaggGGATGTTTTACTTCTTGGAAGTCAAAAGGCCTGTGATGCAAATATGGCATAATGTCACGACTGAGCAAAAGGGGCATACACGCATTGGGTAGATGATTCTCTGCTGTCTGTGCGAAACACTTCACAACAAAAAatgaacttcaataaataaaagcatttaaaatccaGCCCACTAAACTTGTTAATAGTTAAAtggaagaaatcttaaaattgaaaataaatgccTTCCTTCCATTATTTGAAACAATCTGTGAAAATGGGTCACCACTGCGATCTGCTAATGGCAGCGTGCTACGTGAAAAGCTTTGAGCAATTTCGGCATATTTTTTCCCAAGTTACTCCTTCCAATGATCATTTGTGTTCCCTTAAGATAGACAACCATGGAATAATCCTATTTTTCGAAGTCAGTGTGTCCTGCACAGAAGCACTGTACGTCAAAATGTATAATGGGGAAAAAACCACTTTAAAGATCAAGGTTAgaatgcctggtggctcagcggttgagcaactgcctttggctcaggttgtgatcccaggatcctgggatcgagtcccccatcgggctccctgcagggagcctgcttctccccctgcctgtgtctctgcctctctgtctctctcatgaataaataaaatcttaaaaaaaaaaaaaaagatcaaggcTCTACCAACAATGTCACTTTTAGCAACACAACCCAATCGTTAGGAAGGCTCCACCTGGCTGGGCGACAGACTCCCTATTAACTTGAGTCTCTACAAGCAAGGTGGCAGGAGAGGGCTGGCCAGGAGGGGTCTCGTCCACGGCCAGGCTCTCTGCAACACCGCACACCAGCCAAAGGGCAGTGTGTCCTTCACAGGAAGGTGCTGGCAGATTGTTTCTTGAGCAcgtatacaatttttattttttttacttattcatgagagagacagagaggcagagacacaggtagagggagaagcaggctccctgcgaggagcccaatgtgggactcgataccaggaccctggggtcacgccctgggctgaaggcagacgctcaacactgagccactcaggagtcctaAACATACTTCAAGAAGAGCCTCATGGCCCCCATTTCCAGAGTGGAACTTTCCTGTGTATGGTCCAGCGCCAACTAAGTGTTTTAATTTGGTGTTTAAAAGAAGTTCTATTTCACCTGCCTACAATCTAACCATGAATCTGTTTGGGGTTCTTTCCACTGGAGGAAAGCCCCTGAATACAGCAAATCCCTCCCTTGAATGAATCTTGCAGGTTTGTGCAAGGAGAGCAGGCCTAGCAGAGGTGACCCCGCGCATCTGTCACCCGTCCGTGCAGCCGCCACGCTTTAACCGTGAAGCTCAGAGCAAACTGAGACCCTCTCCTACCTGCTTGTGCAGGACTTTCAGGAGTCCTTGAGTCAGGCCTGTGTCTGTTTTCTGCGTGGCCACGGGCATCTCGATTCTGTCCTTGACAGGAAGTGGGTCTCCTCTGGACAACGCTGAAAAATACCTAATGGCGACAGACATCTCTGACCGCTCATCCACCCCACAAGGCCCTGTGGTTCAGGCAAGCTTCTCACACAAGCCCTGAGGGTGACCGTGCCCGGGGCAACCCCAGGGACACTAGCGTCTGAGGGCTGGGCTTCCGGGCTGGTTCCTCCACTCAGTTCTCCAACTTAACCCTCTAggcgtgcctcagtttctctgtctgcAAAGTTGATAATGGGAGTCCCTGTCACTGGGCTCATAGGAGCAGTGAGCTCAAGCTGCAACAGGGCATCGGGGGCTCCCAAAACACACGTAGTTCTTACCAAGCGCATGCCAGGAGGGGACCAGGAAGGCTGGTAGGAAGGCAACGACCCAACTGAAACGTCATGATCCAGTCATTCTACTTTGACAGTTGGCGTTGGGTCTTCCCTTTGCTTGGCCATGCTGCTTTCCAAGGGGGTTGACTTCAGCCATCTCTGCTCAAGTCTACAGGCCTGGGACCAGGGAGGTCACCTGTCtgctccacccctcccccacccttcacttttcctgtttttgtttttttgtttgtttttttttagtgatttttttttcttttttttttacttttttatttatttatgatagtcacagagagagagagagagagagagagagagaaagaggcagagacataggcagagggagaagcaggctccatgcaccaggagcctgacgtgggattcgatcccgggtctccaggatcgcgccctgggccaaaggcaggcgccaaactgctgcgccacccagggatcccagtgattttctttagtattttttcccCCGAGTTGTTCCTTTCTGGGACGATGCTCATATTGGCGCTTCTACTGGGGGCCAGTGGGGGCTTGGAAGCAGTTTAGGGCAACAAGTTAGGAGTGGGTACACGTGGGCctcctgctgggggggggggatggggggaggggggcaggcatgTCCTGGCTGCTGAAGCCGCGTCAGCTGCCATTCTGATGActaacacaagaaaaagaaacaatatactctggaaaatgaacagtAAGTCATCCACCAGGGCCACAGGTCAGAGTGGAAAAAATAGGAGTGATTAGAAACATCTGATCGCGTAACAAAGACAGCTGTAGCTACATGGGTATTTGCTGGGCTCAATGAAATGTTACATGCATCCCCTTTACTCCCTCCACCCATATTTAGTGGACTTAACAGTTGGAGGGGGAGTCAAAACAAGGGCGGCAATGTGGGAGCAAAGGCGGACAGGAAGATCTAAGGTgatggaggggttgggggaggggggaggcacgGGGGCTCAGTTTTGCCATATTGTTCCTCACTAGGGTTTTCACCTACTCCGGGACTTTATTCCTCCTCACCGACCGAACCCATCACCCAGCTCCACACcctctagagcagtggttcccaaCAGTCCTCCCACCCACTGCCCCGGGGGCAAAATCTGGAGACCTCTGTGGTTGTCACAAGAGGGGGTGGGTGGTGCTACTGGCCTCTAGCGGGTATAGGTCAGGATGCTGCTCAGGGTCCTACTGCCCAGACACCCGCATACCCCCACACTCCCCAGCCATTATCCTGTCATGGGCTCAACAGGGCCAAGGCTGAGAGTCTGCAAGAGGGTCAAGCCTCCCGGTGCTAGTCCCTGGAGGCACATGCGAGCAGAAAGCAGCCTCTAGCACTGGACcaattctcacacacacacacacacacacacacacacaccccccccgtCACCCTGTGTGGGGCACCCTGCGCGGGGCACCCTGAGAGGGGCACCCTGCGTGGGGCACTGGTGACAGAACACAGACGGTCCCCTAGTGGCCGCATCAAGCTGGGGGCCAGGCTGATGGACCTGTGCACCTGAAAGCCTTGCTTGTGCATCTTCCCCAGCAGGTACCCACCTGTGATTCCTGgttctctgctttgtttttagcttttttgtttttcttcttgtcacCTCTCCTTTGTTCGTATGCTGTTCCTCTCCCCGGAATGCCCTAGCCTTGTCTTAACCTCAAAGAGCAATTCGCCCTCTTCTGAGCAACCTCTCACCCCAACAGATGCTGTGACAGCTGGGATTCATACAAGCCCATTTCACACGCACCACTTAGTGAATGACgcctgcttttcctcctaagCTCCAAAATTGTTGAGAGAAAATTAGTTGCATGGAACATCCAGAAAGTTCTCAATTATGCCTTTTAAATTAAAGTGaagcttaaattaaaataatttaaagtcccaagaaagaaaatgatttaatctCGGAATGTTCTGTTAAGTACAAATAACAAATGTTATTGTACAGAACAAATGTTCTGTTAAGTACAAGTACAAAGGACGCTTGTGCGTCCTTTCATTGATGCTTGAATGACGGTTAAAACCAGAGGCCATGATTTTTTTGGGCAAGACCCTTGAGAGAATCTTGCAGAAGCAACTGACAGAAGTGCCTGTCACAAGGTGAAGCACTGGATTAATAAGTAGCCTTGTGGTGGGTTCACTAAGGGCCCCTAATCCTGGAAGCTGTGTATCTTATTTTGCATGGTGACAGGAACTGTATAGATGTGAGAGAGGATTCTGAGGTAGAaaaattatcctgaattatcttGATGGGTCCTAAATGCATCAGCtttaaagatggaggaaggggccatgagccaaagaaCACAAAGAATGCAGCTCCAAAAGCGGGAAAAGGCAAGCAAGCAAGCGATTCGATTCTCCGTAGGGCCTCTGACAATTTGACTTTAGCTAGGTGAAACGGAttttggactttcagcctccagaacaatAAGACAATACATGCCTGTTGTTTAATCCATCAAAATCTGTGGTTATTTGTTATAGTGGCCAAAGGAAACTAACTCACCTTGGTTATTTATACCATTTAGAGGTCAGTGAAATCTGACATGCTAGTtactaaaacatttaatttttaaaaaagattttacttatttgagagaggagagagagagcgcgcatgaacagggggaggagcagagacaaagggagaagcagattctgctgAACAAGCAGCgccacctggggctggatcccaggcccctgagatcatgacctgccaaAAGAACACGCTTAATTACCgaactactcaggtgccccaaaacatttaattttatactgGTTCTTGTAATCATAAAATTGAGTTTCTAAGTCTGTCTACTGAAGAGAGGCAAAGAGCTTTCCTTTCGAAACCTAATGGGTTTACTTTAAAGGTTCTAAGGCCTGTTAACTTTGTAACTTTGAAACTATGACCATTCCTGAAAATAGCTACAATGCTGCAAGAAAGGGTGAAGGCTTATTTGCCTTCTGGGAACTAAGTTGAGCAAAGTTTAACCTTATTGCAGCATTGGGATAATTACCCCAACATGACCTCGGGGGCTTTGATCTAAGAaacttagcgccgcctgcagcccagggcatgatcctggagtcccacgtcgggctccctgcatgagcttgcttctccctctgcctgtgtctccgcgcctccccaccgcccccgaataaatgaatttttgaaaaatcttaaaaaaaaaaaaaaaaaaaactcaacaggGTGGGAGGATTCTCCAGAATGAGCAGCTTAGCCTTACAAGAAACCTTGTAAAGAaccatttcacaaataaaataaagggagtgGAGTAGTTTGATTTTATCACACAATGCAGAAACTTTTTACCGAATGCAATCGCTTTTTAAGTTTCGGTCTGAGCAAGTACCAGTCTCCAACAGTGGAGCTGTCATGCCTTTGCAGGAAAGGGAGCATTTGGCAGCGACTGCTGGGAAACTCAATCAACCGGGATGCTTGCTAGACAGGTCCTCAGGTGCAGACACCACCCGCGCGTCGCACCGGGGCTGCAGGCGGGAGGGCCAGGGGCACGACCCGGCTCGCAGACCGGCCGGCGGCCACCGAGGCGCTTACCCCGCGGACCACTGCAGCACATCGGCGGGCTGGGTGCGGATCGCAGCCTTGGTGAACTGCTTCAGGATGTCCGGCAGCTCCGGCGGAATCTGGATCTGCTGCGCGCAGAACATGGTGTCGGGCAGCGGCATCGCTCTCCGCGGACCGGACCAGGCTGGGAAGAATCAAGATGGGCTGCGTGGAGGAGGGCGAACCCGTGGGCCTcgggctgccctgcctcccccgGATTTGGAGCCCGGCGGGGGGACCGGGGGCGGCCAGGAGGCCGGCTTCGCGAGGTCCGGGCGGCCGGCCGGGGGCCTCACCCGCTCCTCCTCGGGCTCCTGGGGCTCCGCGGAAAGTGAGGACCAACTGCCCCTCCCCGCGACCGCCCGAAAGCGCCCGCGGCAGCGATTGTTTCGCGGAGTATCCAGGCAACCGGGacgcccgcgggccccgcccctcggctcggctcggctcggctcggctcggctcggctcggctcggctcggctcggctcggctcggctcggggCAGGCACTGCGCTTGCGCAGTCTGGCTCTGGCCTTTTTTTGCCTTTCGCTGAACGTTTCACTTAGATCATTTGATCGATTTCCCATTGCGATGTGAAGGGAGAATTCacaagcccccccgccccccccacacacacaccctttcccTTGCTCTGGCTACGTGAGGCTTAAGGACTAGGGGGCTCGGTCGTCCTCGGAAGGAAGGCGTCACGGCCGCGGGGCCGGTCGGCGCAGGGAGCACGAGCGCCCCCGCGCGAAGGAACCTGCCCCTCGCCGTCCTCCCGGGTCTCGCTCAGGCTGCACGATGCCCGCCTGCCCCACGTCCAAACCATCTGCACCGCGTGCAAACCGAGCCCCCGTCTGCCATCCGGTCCGCGCCAAGCCACCGTCTAACACCCTGTCCAAGCCGTCCAGGCCTTCAGACCTTCACTCGCGCTGTTCTCACTGCCCAGGCCTTCCGATTTAAGAGCCACTTCAAGAGTTTAGACGGGGCGATTTTCAGCTCAAGACAATGATTGAGGCTGATTGGGTCTAGAAGGACATAAACTGTCTTCGGATACATGAACTTTGGGTCAAAGGATAGGAGAGCTACTCGGTTCTGGTGAATCCTGACCAGGGCAGCATACAAGGTGTGAATCAGAGCTGTGGCTACCCACCTGCCTTCCCCTGCTCACTTCTAGCCAGAAAGATGGAGACCTAGACCCGGCTATTTCCAGGAGTCGTCAATGACAAACCCTTCCTCCTGCCCTAGAGGTATCACCCCCATCCATTACTCCCCCACCAGGGGACACATTTCCAAATTAACGGCACACTAGCAAAAACTGAAAAGTCACTATTTAGTGTTGatgcaaaatggaaaaacaaggaATCTCCTACAATGATGACAGAGGTGTTAATTAGTACATTCTGGGGGCCATTTGGCACTGTATTTTGATGACttagcaatctatagatttatcCTATAGAAATACTAGCCTGAGTATATAAAGTAATATGGACCAAAATGTTTAGTAAAGCACataataaaattggtaaactAATTCTTTCAGAACATTTTAAATCATAATCTTAGCCACACAACAGAAAATAATTCagccagaattttaaaataagatagcTACTTAGGTATtgacataaaaagatgttcacgaaatatgaagtgaaaaaaagcaCCTAACAGAGCAGAGTCTGTGAATATACATTTACCTGTTGCACATTCTGGGAGCAAACACTAAACTACTGACTGTGGTTACCTCTGGAGAATGGcacatggttttgtttttaccacaTACACATTATTTTGATTCtgatccatccattcatttactcaagTGTATTTACTGAATGTTAAGTATGTCCTAAGAACTGTTCTGAAATATAGTAATAATCccaacatagttttaaaaaaatctcttgaagCTTATATTCAAGTGGGGGAAAACATGCAAATATAAATGAGACAGGAAAACCATATGATTTGTTAATAtataggagagagaaaacacagcagAAGAGTCAGGAATGCCCCAGTATCTGCAATTTTAGAGAAGCCTAAGACAGttcaataaagaaatgaagagccTGGGGGAGGGCCTAGATGAAGAGCATTAAGGTATATcaagcagcaagtgcaaaggccctgaggtttgACCTGTTCTAGAAGCAAGGAAATTGCCTGGAGCACAGTGAGCATGGGGCAATTGTGAACTTAGGACTCTGAGTGTGATGGTTAGCTGTCTGAGTAGAGGACTACTGTGATCGTAGATCTGTACATGATCGTAGATCTGTACATGATCACTCTGGATCCTGTGTGGAAAATCAATGGAAGAAAGTCgagagagcatgggcagaggCCGGGAGCTCAGGAGAAACTTCAGTGACCCAGGCCAGAGGAAGATGATGGTGTTTTGCACCAGGATGGTAGAAGTAGAGGTGGTACAACATAGCTAGAACCCGACTCATTTTGAAGACTTGCTGTCCAACTTTATGTGAAGCGTGGGAGCAAAACAAATGTCAAAAgttattaccattttttatttaGCAACATGAATCCACCCAACTGTTTACCCACTGAAACAGGTAAGTTTGAGAAAATAGATTTGGGGTAGGGGAATCCTGAGTTGTATTTTGGACCTGCTAAGTTGGGAGTTGTCTGGAAGAGTCCACAGAGACAGGTGCACAGAGGTGTCTGCAGTTCCAGGAAGGAAGATGAAATGAGTAAGTATGTATGTGAGAGATCAGCATGTAGATGGCCTTTAAAACCACGAGTGAGTGAGAGCACCAAGTCAATGGGTGTAGGTAGAACAGAGGTCCCTGAAAGATAAAATAGGGTCAGTGAAGTAGTTTATAAAGGAGAATCCAGACAGGAGAAGAATGAGGCGAGTGCTGTGTCCTGACAACCAGGGAAATAGTTTCACCCGAGAAGGGAACCAACCATTTCAGGTGAGAGCTGAGAATGAACCATGTAATTTAGTGTGGCCATTCTCGACCTTTACAAGAGCAATTCCAGTGGAAAAGTGGCACAAACACCTGATTGCAGCAGGGttggaaaagaggagaggaaaaattggaaataatatagGTTAACTGTTTCAAGGACTTTGCTGGAAAGGAACATAAAGCAGTTGAAGGAGTTAATGGGTTCAAGATTTTTATGGAAGAAATGACCCCACAATGCTGAccatgagggagggagaggactgCAGAGCAGTGCCTTGAGTAGGTGCCTACCGCCATCTATTGAGCCTGTGCCCGGTGGGCCTGGGGGCAGGTTCCACACTGCAGTCTGCATGCATGCTGGAGGGGATGGGCTCAGCCTGCACAGCCTGGTGAGCATATGGGCACAGGTGCAGCTGAGAGGGTAAATGTGATGGTGTGAACTTGTAAAGACTTGTTCTGATTGCTTGTCTTCTCAGtgaaatactaattaaaaagtCATCAGCCAAAAGTGAGAGAGGAGGCATTCTGCAGAAAGAGAAGTATGAAATGATCCCTTAAGGAATATGTATTACTTTTTGAAACCAAGATGTAATTAACATGCAATGAATTgcacaaatttaaaatgtacaatttgttAAGCTTTAACATATGTGTACATGCCAAACCAGAAGCACAGGAGATAAGGAACACATCATCCCATGTCTTTATGCCCCTTTGAAATCCCTCCAAGTCCCTCCCCACTGATCTGTAGCTCTGCTTTCACTTGGCATTGAGACCTGTCCATGGTGTATCAAGTTAACTGCTCTTTTTACTGCTGAGCTGTATCTCATTGCATGGATGatcatttatctatttacctGCTGATGGGCGTGTGGATTGTTTCTAGCCTTGAGCTACTACAAATAAAGCTACTAGGAATGCTCATGAATGAGTCATCACATGGACTTACTTACTGCTTGGTCATTGACTAGAGTGCTAAGTACTTAATGTTTTTCAGAACTGCCCAACTATTTCCCAAAGTAGTTAACACCACCACTTTACCTTCCTTCCAGGAGAGCGTGAGTTCCAGTTcctcatatcctcaccaacacatggTATAGTACTTTTAACTTTAGTCATTCTAACAGATACATGGTGGTAaccagtggtttttttttgttttgtttttttgtgtttttgttttttttttttggtaaccagtggttttaatttgtattttctaatggCTAGTTATGTTGAACAGCTAGCTTCTCATATgcctatttgccatctgtatatcctctttaGTCGTGtctaaatactgtttttaaaaaagatttatttaaaagcgAGATAGGGAGAGCGCGTGTTCAAGAGAGCAAAAGCgggggagagggataagcagactccccgatgagcagggagcctgatgagaggcttgattccaggaccctgggatggatggtgacctgagcgaaagcagacgcttaaccaactgagtcatgcaggtgccactattttgcccatttttaaaatgggcaaatgtATCTTAAATTACTGAGTTTTGAGACTTATCTATTCTGAATGCAAGTCTATTATCAGAAATGCTCTGCAAATAATTCCTGCCGTTCtgtggctttttttgttgttgttctctaaACAATATAGATCAAAGAGCAGACATTTTCAAGTTTGGTCACGTCCAGTTTATCAAGTTTTTCTTCTATGGATTGTGTTTTTGTGTTGTCTAATCTAAATCTTTGCTTCCCAAGacattttcccctttgttttcttctacaagTTATATAGTTTTAGGTTTCATGTTTAGGAATATAATCCattttaggacacctgggtggctcagaggttgaaggTCTGCTCAGGCCATgcatgatccagggatccaggattgagtcccgcactaggctccctgcaaggagcctgcttcttcctctgcctatgtcactgcctctctgtttctcatgaatatatagtgtgggtttttttttttaaagaatataatccattttgttaatttttgcttatgTTGAGATATGGAccaattttaattttgcatttggaTGTCCAATTTCCAGCACCACTGTTTGACTTTCATACCTTTGTCAAAATCAACTGTCCATATacatgtgggtctatttctggactctattctgctccattagTTCAATGGATTTGTACAACCAGAAGAGATTGATACAACTGAGCAAAAAACAAAGGAGTTACTTTTGAAAGGGGTTCCTGGCATGAAGCTTCTTGGTCTAGAAGAGTTACTGAACAAGCACTGAGAAGCAGAAAGACATGGTACTGTTA
Protein-coding sequences here:
- the ROPN1L gene encoding ropporin-1-like protein isoform X1, producing the protein MPLPDTMFCAQQIQIPPELPDILKQFTKAAIRTQPADVLQWSAGYFSALSRGDPLPVKDRIEMPVATQKTDTGLTQGLLKVLHKQCSHKQYVELADLEQKWKNLCLPIENFRALLQLDPCEDKIEWIKFLALGCSMLGGSLNSSMKHLCEILTTDPEGGPARIPFETFSYVYRYLSRMDSDIHEVDTESYLATLKDTLDLAREAWEAPGRLEWPLPVSRRIWHPAFMARFVLQPLVAA
- the ROPN1L gene encoding ropporin-1-like protein isoform X2, with protein sequence MPLPDTMFCAQQIQIPPELPDILKQFTKAAIRTQPADVLQWSAGYFSALSRGDPLPVKDRIEMPVATQKTDTGLTQGLLKVLHKQCSHKQYVELADLEQKWKNLCLPIENFRALLQLDPCEDKIEWIKFLALGCSMLGGSLNSSMKHLCEILTTDPEGGPARIPFETFSYVYRYLSRMDSDIHEVDTESYLATLKDTLESRKNGMIGLSDFFVLTRKV